In a genomic window of Wyeomyia smithii strain HCP4-BCI-WySm-NY-G18 chromosome 1, ASM2978416v1, whole genome shotgun sequence:
- the LOC129717754 gene encoding uncharacterized protein LOC129717754: MRSLSLVLASVLSLLLLTEVILATPILLDKLFGFAAYQPSYSGGGYGGNQHGYYGTGGGGYHSGPTSKRKPQGRSYKDICRVVNPTQYALPGSVSYPAAPFCPY, translated from the coding sequence ATGAGGTCACTGTCGCTGGTCCTAGCAAGTGTGCTGAGTCTGTTGCTGCTGACCGAGGTTATCCTAGCGACTCCCATTCTGCTGGACAAGCTGTTCGGGTTTGCCGCGTACCAACCGAGCTACTCAGGCGGCGGTTACGGGGGCAATCAGCACGGCTATTACGGCACCGGTGGTGGAGGTTATCACAGCGGACCAACCAGCAAGCGCAAACCGCAAGGCCGCTCGTACAAGGATATCTGCCGGGTGGTGAACCCGACCCAGTACGCACTGCCAGGAAGTGTCTCGTATCCGGCGGCACCGTTCTGTCCGTACTAG
- the LOC129728520 gene encoding vesicle transport protein SEC20, which translates to MESQKYTLSSIRQDIVDNNLHVKAIIQDILAFRGSIVELNTLNEAGRGKLAALRKCIERLDDWARDEGDPQVYKEVDQHREQFSKTLQAFRKANISTMLEIEKQQKDELFALSPESELRQRHTGGASSSNRSTLLYQQESVTDRMRSISQHLSETTHKSAATLDTLITSSTSVEGTRDELLNTAGTISQSGKLLKKYGRRECTDKILLFFAFAFFLACVFYIVQKRLF; encoded by the exons ATGGAATCCCAAAAGTATACACTCTCGTCAATACGGCAGGACATTGTGGACAACAATTTGCATGTCAAAGCCATTATACAA GATATTCTAGCATTCCGTGGTTCAATAGTAGAGCTAAACACTTTAAACGAGGCCGGTCGAGGGAAACTTGCTGCGTTAAGAAAATGCATCGAACGTCTGGATGATTGGGCACGGGATGAAGGTGATCCGCAGGTCTACAAGGAAGTCGACCAGCATCGCGAACAATTCTCAAA AACGCTTCAGGCATTCCGCAAAGCAAACATATCAACAATGCTCGagattgaaaaacaacaaaaagacgAACTGTTTGCCCTAAGTCCAGAGAGTGAACTTCGGCAGCGGCACACAGGAGGAGCTTCATCCTCCAACCGATCCACGCTGCTATACCAGCAGGAGAGCGTTACGGATCGAATGCGATCGATATCCCAGCACCTATCGGAAACGACCCACAAGAGTGCGGCCACACTGGACACGCTCATTACCTCAAGTACCAGTGTGGAAGGCACACGTGATGAACTGTTGAACACGGCCGGTACCATTTCCCAATCCGGCAAGCTGCTGAAAAAATACGGCCGGCGCGAATGCACCGACAAGATTTTGTTATTCTTTGCTTTTGCTTTCTTTCTGGCTTGCGTGTTTTATATCGTACAGAAGAGGTTATTCTAG